A genomic segment from Clostridia bacterium encodes:
- a CDS encoding metal ABC transporter permease produces MVIPVATALLLDLGFKKTLTSAVISGVISVLLGLTISFYGDLAPGGSIILTSLALFLLVLMGKKIRVCFKQHP; encoded by the coding sequence ATGGTCATTCCCGTAGCAACCGCCCTACTTTTAGACTTAGGGTTTAAAAAAACCCTAACCAGTGCCGTAATTAGTGGTGTAATTTCCGTTTTACTAGGATTAACTATTTCCTTTTATGGTGATTTAGCCCCCGGAGGTAGTATTATTCTAACTTCACTGGCTCTATTTTTATTAGTCCTTATGGGCAAAAAAATAAGGGTGTGCTTCAAGCAACACCCATAA